Below is a window of Vicinamibacterales bacterium DNA.
CGAGAAGTACACCGTGCCCCGATGCACAGTGTAGGCGGCGCCACCGTACTCGTGGACCCGCGTGCGCACGTTGAATGGCGGCGGCGTGACGTCCGTGATGTCGCCGGCCGGCGACCGCTTCACAATCACATGGCGGCCGCCCTCAGACGCCCGCCCCTCCACCCAATACACATCGTCTCCATCGAGCTGGATGTGATCGAGGCGCAAAGTCCCGGCGGTGACACGAGCGGCGCTGAGGGGAGACGGCCAGGCGCCGTAGGGGGAGACGGTAGGCATCGGTGTACGTAAGTCCTGCGTCATTTTCGCACTTTCGGTGCCTGGCCCTATACTTTCCAGATGCCGTTGAAACTTCGTTCGTTCTCGTTCGTCATCCTTGCCCTGTTCCTCTCCCTGGCAGCGCCCCAGGCCCAATCGCCCGCCGCGCCCAAGGTCACCACCCCGGAACAATTCTTCGGCCACAAGATCGGCGCCGACTACGTGCTCCCGAACTACACCCGGTTCATGGAGTACGTGCGCAAGCTCGACGCGGAATCGGACCGCATGACGGTACAGTCCATCGGCAAGACCGCCGAAGGCCGCGACCAGTTGATGGCCATCATCACCGCCCCCGAGAACTTCAAGAAGCTCGATCGCTACAAGGAGATCTCGCGACGGCTGTCGCAGGCCGAGGGCCTGACCGACGAGACGGCGCGGGCGCTGGCCAGGGAAGGCAAGGCCGTGATCTGGATCGACGGCGGCCTGCACGCCACCGAAGTGCTCGGCGCGCAGCAGTTGACCGAAACCATCTTCCAGTTCGTCAGCAAGAACGACGAGGAGACGCTGCGCATCCTGAAGGATGTGATCATCCTCGCGACGCACGCCAATCCCGACGGCATGGAGCTGGTCTCCAACTGGTACATGCGCAAGCCCAACGAGAAGGAACGCAGCACCGGCCAGCTGCCGCGCCTCTACCAGAAGTACGTCGGCCACGACAACAACCGCGACTTCTACATGATGAACCAGCCGGAATCCGCGAACATGAACCGGATCCTGTATCGCGAGTGGTTCCCGCAGATCATGTACAACCATCACCAGACCGGCCCCACCGGCACGGTGATGTTCTCGCCGCCCTTCCGCGATCCCTTCAACTACGTCTACGACCCGATCGTCGTCAATACCCTCGACCAGGTCGGCGCCGCCATGCACACGCGCTTCGACGCCGAAGGCAAGCCGGGCGTGACAACCAGGTCGGGCTCGAACTACTCGACGTGGTGGAACGGCGGCCTGCGGACCATGGCCTACTTCCACAACCAGGTCGGCCTGCTGACGGAAAGCATCGGCAACCCGACGCCGGAGACGATCGGCTTCGTGCCCGATCGCGTGCTCGCGCGCGGCGACCTGCCCTTCCCGATCACCCCGCAGGTGTGGCACTTCCGCCAGTCGATCGACTACTCCATCACCGCCAACTACGCGGTGCTCGACTTCGCGCAGCGCTATCGCGAGAGCCTGCTCTACAACATCTACCTGGCCGGCCGCAACAGCATCAACCGCGGCAACACCGACACCTGGACCGTCTTCCCGCGCCGCATCCAGGAGGTCAAGGACCAGATCGCCAAGGACCTCAAGGTGGATGGCGGCAGCGACTCCCGCATGGTGTCGGGAGGCCGCATCGCGACCGTGCCAGAGAAGTACTACGCGATCGTCCGCAAGCCGGAGTATCGCGACGCGCGCGGCTACATCCTGCCGGCGAACCAAGGCGACTTCCTCACCGCCACCAAGTTCGTGAACATCATGATCAAGAGCGGCCTCACCGCGCACCGCGCCACCGCGCCGTTCACGGTGGCGGGCAAGCAGTACCCGGCCGGGTCCTACGTGTTCAAGTCGGCGCAGGCGTTCCGTCCGCACCTGCTCGACATGTTCGAGCCGCAGGATCACCCCAACGACTTCCAGTATCCCGGCGGCCCGCCGATTCCGCCCTACGACAACGCCGGGTGGACGCTCGCCTACCAGATGGGCCTGAAGTTCGATCGCGTGCTCGAGGCGTTCGACGGCCCGTTCGAGAAGATCGCCGATGTGATCAAGCCGGCGCCCGGCAAGGTCACCGACGCCGCCGGCGCGGTGGGCTACGTCGTCAACCACAAGAACAACGACGCGTTCATCGCCATCAACCGGCTGATGAAGGCGAATGAAGAAGCGTTCTTCGTCGCCGACCGCCGCTACCAGAGCGCCGACGGCACCGGCGTGATCTTCATCACCGCCAGGCCCTCGACCGGCGCGGTGCTCGCGAAGGCGGCCGCCGACCTCGGCCTGAGCTTCACCGCCGTGACGCAGCGTCCGGCCGGCGCGATGTACAAGCTGACCAAGCCGCGCATCGGACTGTGGGATCAGTACGGCGGCTCGATGCCGTCGGGCCACCTCCGGTGGCTGCTCGAGCAGTTCGAGTTCGACTTCGAACGGGTGTACCCGGGCACGCTCGACGCCGGCAACCTCAAGGCGAAGTTCGACGTGATCCTGTTCCCCGACGGCGGCATTCCGGAGGCCGACGGCGGTGGCGGCGGCTTCGGCGGACGTCCGCCGACCGCGGCGGAAATCCCCGAGGAGTATCGCGATCAGCTCGGCCGCGTCTCGATCGCGAAGACGGTGCCGCAGTTGAAGGCGTTCGCGGAAGCCGGCGGCGTGATCGTGGCCTTCGGCGGCTCGGCCGTGCTCGGCCATCACCTGGGCCTGCCGGTCAGCGATCACCTGGTCGAGGTCGCGCAGGACGGCAGCGAGAAGCCGCTGCCCGGCACCAAGTTCTACATCCCCGGTTCGATCGTCAGCGTGGCGGTGGACAACACCAACCCGGTGGCGTTCGGCTTCGACAAGACGGTGGACGTGTTCTTCGACAACAGCCCGGTGCTGGAGCTGGCGCCCAACGCCACGCTCAACGGCGTGAAGCCGGTGGCGTGGTTCGACACCAAGACCGCGCTGCGCTCCGGATGGGCGTGGGGCCAGCACTACCTCGAAGGCGGCACCGCCGCGGTCGAGGCGCAAGTCGGCAAGGGCAAGGTGTTCCTGTTCGGGCCGGAGATCACTTTCCGCGCCCAGCCGCACGGCACGTTCAAGTTCCTGTTCAACAGCATCTACTACGGCACATCCGTGCAATAGGCGCGCGACAAGAATGCGGAGGGGTCTGGCCCCTCCGCATATACTTTCCCGATGCCGCTCGACACCGTCTTCTCCTTCGCTTCCTTTATCGCCATGTTCGGGTGGATCCTCCTGGTGGTCCTCCCCGGCGATGCCCGCGTGAAGTTGCTGACCGGCGTCATCATCCCGTCAACGCTGTCGGCCATCTATCTCGTGTTCATCTTCCTGCACTTCGCCGACGCGCCCGGCGGCTTCAGCTCGCTGGCCGAGGTGCGGATGCTGTTCTCGCGCGACGAGCTGCTGCTGGCCGGCTGGGTCCACTACCTGGCGTTCGACCTGTTCATCGGCGCCTGGGAGAGCCGCGATTCACAGCGGCTGCAGATCCCGCGCCTGGTGATGATTCCCTGCTATGTGATGACCTTCATGCTCGGGCCCATCGGCCTGCTGTTCTACTTCGCGATTCGAACCGCCAAGACCAAGGCGCTGGACCTGGAGGCGGCGTGATTGCGGAGCTGCGCGCGCGCGACCCGCTCCTGTTCTGGGCGGGCGCGCTGATGATCCTCCTGTTCGTCGTCGTCACCCTGCTCTCGATCAGCGACAACCGGCTGATCCTCGGCATCAACCCGTGGATCAAGCCCATGAAGTTCCTGGCCTCGATCACCATCTTCCTGTGGACCACGGCGTGGTTCATGCCAGAGACGGAGCCGGACCTGGTCCGCCGCGCCCTGGTGCGGTGGACCATCACCTCGGCCATGCTCATCGAGATCGCGCTGATCATCATGCAGGCCGCGCGCGGCACCACCTCCCACTTCAACGAGAGCACCCAGTTCGATCTGGCGGTGTTCAACATCATGGGGATCATGATCACGGTGAGCACCATCGCGATGATGCTGTTCCTGTGGATCCTCCGCCGCGACTCGCCGTCGGCCCGCGCCGGCTACATCTGGGGCGTCCGCCTCGGCGTCGGCCTCTTCGTGGTGGCGAGCTGGCTGGGCTTCACGATGGTCGCCAACAGCGGCCACGCCATCCCGGGCCCCGACGGCGGGCCCGGCCTGCCGTTCGTCAACTGGTCGGTCGAGATGGGCGACCTGCGGACCGCGCATTTCTTCGGCATGCACGCCATGCAGGCGCTGCCGCTGCTCGGCTTCGTGCTCGATCGCACGCTGGGTGACGACCAGCCCAGCGACTTCATCCCCACCGCGCGAAACGTCGTGATTGCCTCCGGCATCCTATGGCTCGTCGTCACCGGTGCGCTGCTGTCCATCGCGCTGCTCGGTCGCCCGGTGATGGCGTTATAGTTGTGTCCCGACAAGACTGACTCTCCCGACGGAGCGCTATTGGTCTCCCGACGGTGTGTCGTAACTTCCCGTGAGGCTTTTACATGAATTACTACGGACCGAAAGACATGGCCGAAAGCTGGCGCACCGTTCGCAAGAACACCATCCAGGTCGCTGAAGACATTCCCGAAGAGAAGTACTCGTTCCGCGCCGCGCCCGACACCATGAGCGTCGGCGAGATCCTCGCCCACCTCGCCGCCACGCCGCACTGGGCCAACCAGTGCCACTTCATCGATCAGAAAGTCGCCGTGACCATGGATGACTTCGGGCGGTGGATGGGCGAAGTCGGCAAGGCCTCGTCGTCGCTGAAGACGAAGGCCGAGATCGTGGCCGCGCTGAAGGCCGACGGCGATGCGTTCGCGGCGGGACTCGAATCCATGACCGACGAGAAGCTCGGCGAGGCGGTGGCGCTGCCCAACGGCAACAAGACGCGCTTCGAGATGCTGCTCGGCGTCAAGGAGCACGAGATGCACCACCGTGCGCAGCTATTCCTGATCGAGCGCATGGTCGGCATCGTCCCCCACCTGACCCGCGCCCGTCAGGCCATGCACCGGTAGCCTGCGGTCCGATTGGCTGCGACATAGGGTTGTCTTTGAGAAAACGGCACCGCTTACGGTGCGCTTCATGAGCTCATCTCAACGGCTTTCTCCAAGGCAACCCCTATGGCGCAGCCATGAGGATCACGGACCAGCCATTCCCTTGTATAACTAGCCATGCCTCAATGGTGGGCCAAGGGCCTGATTTTCGAGAACTGCGCGTGCACGCTGGTGTGCCCCGGGCACATGCACTTCAGCCAGCTCTGCACGCACGAGCGGTGCAAGGGCTACTGGGCGCTCCGCTTCGATGACGGCGCCTTCGGCGAGGTGACTCTCGCCGGCCTGCGGGCGGTGATCGCCTTCGACACGCCGCAGCGGATGATCGACGGCAACTGGGTGCAGGCGCTGATCATCGACGAGGCGGCGACCTCGGCCCAGCGTGAAGCGCTCGCCACCATCCTCACCGGCCAGGCCGGCGGCCCGTGGGCGAAGCTCGCGGGGTTCGTCGCCACCCAACTCCCCATCGAATTTCGCCACATCGACATGGCCGACGAGGGCGCGACCAAGCGCGTGACGATCGCCGACCGCCTCAAGGCCTTCGTCACGCAGATCCGCGGGCGCGACAAGTCGAAACCGGTGCTGTTCGAGAACATCTTCAACCAGATCCACGCCCCCACCCAGGTGGTCGCGCTCGGCGACACCGAGTACGGCGACGGGCGAATCGTGATCCGCAACGCTGAATCGCACGGCCTGTTTTCCGACTTTGATTGGAGCCGCAGATGACTGGGCCGCAGATGACGCAGATGACACAGATCTAAGACCTCGACCATGAGCCATCTGCACGTGTCGTTCGGATCGCTTGCCGGAATGTGGTTCGGCATGATGGCGCTGATGATGGGCCCCACGGTGTGGCCGTGGATCCGCGCCTTCGACCGGCTCGGCAATCCGCATGCCGGTCGCGCGAGCCGGTTCGCCGCCTCGGCGGTCTTCGCCGGCGGATACCTCACCGCCTGGCTGATCTACGCGCTGGCGGCGACGGCGCTGCAGCTGCAGCTGGTGCGGGCGGGCGCCTTCGGTGCGGTCACCGGAATCGCGCCGGTCGCGGGCGCGGTCGTGCTCGCGGCCGCCGGCCTGTTCCAGTTCGCCCCCCTCAAGCAGGCGTGCCTGATGCACTGCCGCAACCCGCTCAGTTACTTCCTTAGCCGCTGGCGCGACGGCGCCGCCGGCGGCTTCCGCATGGGCTTCGGCCACGGCCTCTTCTGCGTCGGCTGCTGCTGGGCGTTGATGGCCACGTCGCTGGCGGTCGGGGTGATGAGCCTGTGGTGGATGGCCGCGCTCGCCGCGGTCGCGTTCGCCGAGCAGGTCGCCCCCTGGGGCGAGCGCTTGCGTGTCCCTGCAGGGATCGCCCTTCTGGCCGGAGCCATCCTTCGCCTCGGACTCTGAACCGAAGATAATTGGCCGGCATGAAGCTCCTGTGTGCGGGCGAGGCGTTTGAAGACCTCGTATTCTTTGCTCTGGATCGCTTGCCGGAACTCGGCGAGGAGATCAAGACCGACCACTTCACCGCTACCATCGGCGGCGGCGCCGTCATCACCGCCGTGCACGCCGCCCGCCTGGGCATGCGCGTCGGGCTCCTCAGCGCGCTCGGCGATGCGGCGGTCGCGCGCCTCAAGCGCGAACGCGTCAGCGTGACCAACCTGCGGAAGCCGAAAGAGCCGCACGCGATCACCGCGGCCCTGTCCACGGCCGAGGACCGCGCGTTCGTCACCTTCAACGGCGTCAACGCCAAACTCGAGTCCCGGCTCGCGCGGGTTCTGAGCGAGCCGGTCCCGCCGAAGCCCGAAGGGCGAAGGCGGAGCCAGGGGCCCCAACACGTCCACCTCTGCTTCTACCCCCACGACTGCGCGCAGTGGACGCGCATCGTCAACAAGCTCCGCAAGCGCGGCGTCACCACGTCGTGGGACTTCGGCTGGAACGAGCCGCTCACCGCCGACCGCGGCCTCACCGAACTCATCGACGCGCTCGACTTCGTGTTCGTCAACGAGCTGGAAGCGCGGCTCTACACCGGCGAGCCCACGCTCGAAGCCGCCCTGCCCCACTGGCGCCAACGCCAGGCCATCACCATCGTCAAGATGGGCGACAACGGCGCGGCGTGGCTGACGCCGGATCGCGACATCCACTTCCCCGCTCCACGCGTGAAGGTGGTGGACACGACCGGCGCCGGCGATGCGTTCAACGCCGGCTTCCTGGTCGCCTGGATGCGCGGCCAGACGCCGGCGCAGTGCCTGGCCGCGGGTAACCGGGTTGGCGCGACCTCGACGCTGCAGGCGGGTGGCATATGAAGGTCGCGATCATCGGCGGCGCCGGAGTCCGCGTGCCGCTCCTGGCCGGCGGGCTCGCCCGCTCCGATCTTCGAATCTCGGAGATCGCGCTCTATGACATCGACCAGGACCGCCTCCGCATCATCGGCGACCTCGCCGCGCGCATGGCCGGCGGCGTGCGCGTGACCACCACGGCGACTGCAGACGCGGCCATCGAGGGCGCGGACTTCGTGATCACGAGCATCCGCGTCGGCGGCGCGGCGCAGCGGGCGAAAGACGAGGCCGCGTGCATCGCCCTGGATGCCATCGGCCAGGAAACCGTCGGGCCCGCCGGCTTCGCCATGGCCGTGCGCACCATCCCGAGGATGGTCGAGTACGGCCGCCTGGTGGCCCGCCTGGCTCCCCGCGCGTGGCTGATCAACTTCTCCAACCCGGTCAGCCTGATCACGCAAGCCGTGCACCAGGAAACCGACGCGCGCCTGATCGGCATTTGCGACACGCCGATGGAGATGTTCGAAGACGCCGCCCACGCGCTGGGCCTGCCGGCGTCGGTGTGCTCCTACGACTACTTCGGCCTCAACCATCTCGGCTGGCTTCGCGACGTGCTGTTCGAGGGCGAGGGCCAGCTCCATCGCATTTGGGAAGACGACGAGCGCCTGAAGGCGGCGTATCGATCGCCGCTGTTCGAGACGGAACGGCTGCGGCAGTTGAAGCTGCTGCCGACGGAGTATCTCTATTACTACTACCGTCCCGAGGTGGCGCTGGCACACATGAAGAGCGCCGGCTCGAGCCGCGGCCAGGCGGTGGAGGCGCTTACGCGCGAACTCTTCGCCGACCTGCGGAGGGGTCGGACCCCTCGGCAAGATCCTTCCTCGGGGTCAGACCCCTTGCTCCGCTACCAGCGCTATCTCGCTGATCGCGACGGCAGCTACATGCAGATCGAGACCGGCGTCACCACGCCCCGCATCAAGCCCGACTGGGCGGAGCTTTCCGGCTACGATCGCATCGCCTTGATGACCATGCGCGCCATCGTCCACAACCAGGGCGCCATCATCCCGCTCGACGTCGCCAACCGCGGCACGCTGCCGTTCCTTGAAGATGACGATATCGTGGAAGTGCCGTGCCGCGTGGACGCGAACGGTCCGGTGCCGCAGGCGGTGGCGCCCATGCCGGATCACCCGCGCGAGTTGATCGAGCGCGTGAAGGTCTACGAGCGCGCCACGGTGAAGGCGGCGCTGACGGGCAACCGCGACGAGCTGATCGACGCCCTCGCGCTCAACCCGCTGGTGAGCTCACGCGATCAATCCGCGCGCCTCGTCGAGACATTGCTGTGAATGATGTAGCGTCCGGCCCTGATGTGGCGTCCGGCTTTAGCCGGACCGATCCCGCCCTGAAGCGGGGCATGGGCCTGCTCCAGGCCACCGCCACCAACGTCATCTCCATGGTGGGCGTCGGCCCGTTCCTCACCATCCCCTTCATGGTGGCCGCCATGAACGGCCCGCATGTCATCTACGCGTGGATGGCCGGCCTCGTCCTCGCGCTCGCCGACGGCTTGGTCTACGCGCAGCTCGGCGCCGCGCTCCCCGGCAGCGGCGGCGGCTATCTCTACCTGCGCGAGGCCTTCCAGCCGTTCGGCCTCGGCAAGCTGATGGCCTTCCTGTTCATCTTCCAGACCATCCTGATCGCGCCGCTGTCGGTGGCCGGCGGCGCGGTGGGCTTCGCCGACTACCTGCAGTTCGTCTGGACCGGCATGTCGCCGCTCGAGCACAACCTGATCGCGGCCGCGGTGTGCGTGGTCTCCACCGCGCTGCTGTGGCGCAACATCGAAGACATCGGCCGCCTCGCCGTGGTCATGCTGGTCGTCGTGCTGGTGACGGTGGGATGGGTGATCGTCGCCGGGCTGTTCACCTTCTCGCCGGCGCAGGCGTTCGCGTTCCCGCCGGCGGCCTTCACGCTGGACCGCACCCTGCTGATGAGCGTGGGCGCCGCCTCGGTGCTGGCGATGTACAGCTACGGCGGCTACAACCAGGTCTGCAACATCGGCGACGAGATCAAGGACCCGACCCGCACCATCCCCCGCTCCATCGTGCTCAGCACCTTCCTGGTCGCCGCGCTCTACATGCTGATGACCATCGTCATTCTCGGCATGATCCCGTGGCAGGAAGTGAAGGAGTCGCGGACCGTCGCCTCGGTGTTCATCGCGCGCACGTTCTCGGACCCGGGGGCCGGCCGCATTGCCGGCATCGTGATGACGGGCCTGATCCTGTTCGTGGCCGCGGCGTCGCTCTACGCGACCATCCTCGGCTACTCGCGCGTGCCCTATGCCGCGGCGCGCGACGGCGATTTCTTCAAGGCCTTCGCGCACGTGCATCCGACCAAGCGGTTTCCGGACCTGTCGCTCGTCACGATCGCGATCGTCTCGATCCCGTTCTGCTTCTTCTCGCTGGGACAGCTGGTGAGCTGGTTGATCCAGGTGCAGGTGCTGCTGCGCTTCATCTGGCAGTGCGCGGCGGTGATCCTGCTGCGCCGCTACCGCCCCGACATCCCGCAGCCGTTCACGATGTGGTTGTACCCCTGGCCGGC
It encodes the following:
- a CDS encoding M14 metallopeptidase family protein → MPLKLRSFSFVILALFLSLAAPQAQSPAAPKVTTPEQFFGHKIGADYVLPNYTRFMEYVRKLDAESDRMTVQSIGKTAEGRDQLMAIITAPENFKKLDRYKEISRRLSQAEGLTDETARALAREGKAVIWIDGGLHATEVLGAQQLTETIFQFVSKNDEETLRILKDVIILATHANPDGMELVSNWYMRKPNEKERSTGQLPRLYQKYVGHDNNRDFYMMNQPESANMNRILYREWFPQIMYNHHQTGPTGTVMFSPPFRDPFNYVYDPIVVNTLDQVGAAMHTRFDAEGKPGVTTRSGSNYSTWWNGGLRTMAYFHNQVGLLTESIGNPTPETIGFVPDRVLARGDLPFPITPQVWHFRQSIDYSITANYAVLDFAQRYRESLLYNIYLAGRNSINRGNTDTWTVFPRRIQEVKDQIAKDLKVDGGSDSRMVSGGRIATVPEKYYAIVRKPEYRDARGYILPANQGDFLTATKFVNIMIKSGLTAHRATAPFTVAGKQYPAGSYVFKSAQAFRPHLLDMFEPQDHPNDFQYPGGPPIPPYDNAGWTLAYQMGLKFDRVLEAFDGPFEKIADVIKPAPGKVTDAAGAVGYVVNHKNNDAFIAINRLMKANEEAFFVADRRYQSADGTGVIFITARPSTGAVLAKAAADLGLSFTAVTQRPAGAMYKLTKPRIGLWDQYGGSMPSGHLRWLLEQFEFDFERVYPGTLDAGNLKAKFDVILFPDGGIPEADGGGGGFGGRPPTAAEIPEEYRDQLGRVSIAKTVPQLKAFAEAGGVIVAFGGSAVLGHHLGLPVSDHLVEVAQDGSEKPLPGTKFYIPGSIVSVAVDNTNPVAFGFDKTVDVFFDNSPVLELAPNATLNGVKPVAWFDTKTALRSGWAWGQHYLEGGTAAVEAQVGKGKVFLFGPEITFRAQPHGTFKFLFNSIYYGTSVQ
- a CDS encoding ABA4-like family protein; this translates as MPLDTVFSFASFIAMFGWILLVVLPGDARVKLLTGVIIPSTLSAIYLVFIFLHFADAPGGFSSLAEVRMLFSRDELLLAGWVHYLAFDLFIGAWESRDSQRLQIPRLVMIPCYVMTFMLGPIGLLFYFAIRTAKTKALDLEAA
- a CDS encoding DinB family protein — encoded protein: MNYYGPKDMAESWRTVRKNTIQVAEDIPEEKYSFRAAPDTMSVGEILAHLAATPHWANQCHFIDQKVAVTMDDFGRWMGEVGKASSSLKTKAEIVAALKADGDAFAAGLESMTDEKLGEAVALPNGNKTRFEMLLGVKEHEMHHRAQLFLIERMVGIVPHLTRARQAMHR
- a CDS encoding DUF1326 domain-containing protein, with the translated sequence MPQWWAKGLIFENCACTLVCPGHMHFSQLCTHERCKGYWALRFDDGAFGEVTLAGLRAVIAFDTPQRMIDGNWVQALIIDEAATSAQREALATILTGQAGGPWAKLAGFVATQLPIEFRHIDMADEGATKRVTIADRLKAFVTQIRGRDKSKPVLFENIFNQIHAPTQVVALGDTEYGDGRIVIRNAESHGLFSDFDWSRR
- a CDS encoding DUF2182 domain-containing protein, giving the protein MSHLHVSFGSLAGMWFGMMALMMGPTVWPWIRAFDRLGNPHAGRASRFAASAVFAGGYLTAWLIYALAATALQLQLVRAGAFGAVTGIAPVAGAVVLAAAGLFQFAPLKQACLMHCRNPLSYFLSRWRDGAAGGFRMGFGHGLFCVGCCWALMATSLAVGVMSLWWMAALAAVAFAEQVAPWGERLRVPAGIALLAGAILRLGL
- a CDS encoding carbohydrate kinase family protein is translated as MKLLCAGEAFEDLVFFALDRLPELGEEIKTDHFTATIGGGAVITAVHAARLGMRVGLLSALGDAAVARLKRERVSVTNLRKPKEPHAITAALSTAEDRAFVTFNGVNAKLESRLARVLSEPVPPKPEGRRRSQGPQHVHLCFYPHDCAQWTRIVNKLRKRGVTTSWDFGWNEPLTADRGLTELIDALDFVFVNELEARLYTGEPTLEAALPHWRQRQAITIVKMGDNGAAWLTPDRDIHFPAPRVKVVDTTGAGDAFNAGFLVAWMRGQTPAQCLAAGNRVGATSTLQAGGI
- a CDS encoding amino acid permease — translated: MASGFSRTDPALKRGMGLLQATATNVISMVGVGPFLTIPFMVAAMNGPHVIYAWMAGLVLALADGLVYAQLGAALPGSGGGYLYLREAFQPFGLGKLMAFLFIFQTILIAPLSVAGGAVGFADYLQFVWTGMSPLEHNLIAAAVCVVSTALLWRNIEDIGRLAVVMLVVVLVTVGWVIVAGLFTFSPAQAFAFPPAAFTLDRTLLMSVGAASVLAMYSYGGYNQVCNIGDEIKDPTRTIPRSIVLSTFLVAALYMLMTIVILGMIPWQEVKESRTVASVFIARTFSDPGAGRIAGIVMTGLILFVAAASLYATILGYSRVPYAAARDGDFFKAFAHVHPTKRFPDLSLVTIAIVSIPFCFFSLGQLVSWLIQVQVLLRFIWQCAAVILLRRYRPDIPQPFTMWLYPWPALLSGALWLFIFFTGPVEGIVFSFAFLGAGVLAYFIFRSGRLAQR